Within Sorghum bicolor cultivar BTx623 chromosome 2, Sorghum_bicolor_NCBIv3, whole genome shotgun sequence, the genomic segment CTGCATTGCTTAGTTGTGCTACTATCCATCCATATCGGTGAGTTCATCGTAGAAAATGCATCCTTGAGCTGCGATAACAGGCTCTTACTAGCATCCAAGGAGGACAACACAGCATGGCTGCCCTTCTTCCAATAAACGCTGCCATGTTGCTGCCCACTCCCTGAGACAGCCACTACCTTACCGAAGTTGATCTTTGGTTTTAGCTTCTCAAGCAGCAGCTCCAGAGCTTCCACCCACATAATGGTTGGTGAAAAAATGTGGCCATCATCTGCGGGGTCTCTGTACACCCCACCTTCAGTTTTGTAGTGCGGCAATTCAGAGTCAAAATTAACAATTTCAGAAGCTACTATTGTTAACTCATTGTTGAGCACCGTAGCTTTCAGCGATCTGTAACAGGAGAATGACAGTATTAGGTCCAAGTTTAATGGTAGCCCCACAAATTTAGTGTGATAACAAAATGAAAAAATAAAACCCAGGAAGTGGATATGCGAAGCAAATGGTGCTGCGATCATGGTTATTAATATGCAGAATACAGAACAAAGAAACCAAATTTGAGCTAGGTAAAAATCTTGAAAGAGATGAACTTAAGAAGAATGACATCCAAAGGTGTTTCTTGTGAATGCATCTTGTAAAGAAGTTTGATTTCTCAACCCAATGTAGAGAAATTAGATGACACTGCCACGATACATGAGACTTGCACATACTACTCTTCCGATAGGTATTTCTGTAATCTTTTTCATTTTCATTCCCCTTTTACAAGTAGAGACCTTTATTCATCATACACATCGCTAGAGCAGTGGCGCTAGATTGGAGGAATAAGCTACACTGCGACCACAGGAAATCAAGATCCAGTACCCATTTGAACTGAGGGAAAAGGGACGAGACTTACTGAGTGGAGCTGTCCAATCCAAGAAAGAGCGAGCCCTCCGGCAGAGAGCCTCGCCCCGACATGGCCGCCGCCTCTCTCACCCCGGGCAAAATTCGCTCCAAGTGGGACGGGACTAGGAGCCAGGCGAGTTCGACGAGGAGAGGGAGAGTGGGGCGACGCGGAGTGGGAGCGACGACGACGGACGAGTGCGCTACGGATCAAACGGAGCTGGGAGAGATATATGGAAAGCGAGCGGCGATCGGCAAAGACGAGGAGTGGACTGGGGACCGTCAAATCCGTTGTTGGCTTCCGTCGGATAAGGATGTTTGTTACCGATTGCTGGTACTGGAGTGCTAGACGAGGATCATTATCGGTTGCGCTTTGTATGTGAAGACAGTTGGAGGGGAGTCAATCCTACTTCCTACCGATTGCTGTTCCCATATCTTATCTTCCGTActgttctctccctctctctctctctctctctctctctctctctctctcttctctctctctctctcaaatgCCAACGCCACCTGTGTCTCGCTTCTCGTGCCAAAGCACGTCCGGTTTTTTTTTTCGATTTCCTGAAAACGCAAAAGTCTGtgtctaaaaataaaaatacgtaGTCCTCCATAAAATGCAAAAGTCTGAGCCAAATAAATCTCTACCACCTGTTCGTTTTGCTGAAATTCAATTTATATTAATGCTTATACTGATctgttataagagaaaaatattatttattttttaaaaattactGTAGACGATATTCTGCCTACCTATAACATTGAAATACATAAAATTCGTGGCTAGTCGCATCTAGTAGAGCTAACATCGAGCTTCATAACGATTAGTCGACTACTACCATCCAGAGTGGGCATCCGGCCTTGTCTTTTAGCATAGTTTTATAAAAGTTTTGAAATCTAAAATATCAATGTTCTTTTTCCCTCCAATCATACCACACTCATATATATGGTGCACGTACTCTACACTCATATATAATGTACGTATGACAATAAAAGTTTGATTATTAAAAAGTATTTCTAAATATAAATCTAATGTAACAGCTTTTATACTATAAACTTTTCTTATGATTAAGCTAGCCATTGGACAAAGATACCAAAATTTAATTTTGAAAgtgtgtatatttatatttcaaAACGGAGGGTGTAGCCACCCCGGAATAAAACTAATCATATATCGCATGGTTTTGTACAAGGTATGCAACACTTTATTAGCAAATAGAAACATATCTCAGCTAGAGTTTGCAACCACAACTACTCAACTAGACTTTTGTATGAAAAGGTGACTTAAGCCATCCCATCTTTAAATTCAATTCAAAGCAAGATGGCTTTGACGTGGTTCAATGAATTCATTACGTAATTAGGCCCTTTTCTAAAAGgctctgtttagttccccaccaaaaaaaatttatctatctcatcgaatctttagacacatgcatagaacattaaatgtagattaaaaaaataaattaattacacagtttggttgaaaagcgTGAGactaatcttttaagcctagttagtacatgattagcattaagtgctacagtaactcacatgtgccgatgacagattaattatgcttaataaatttgtcttgccgtTTCTAGACaagctatataatttatttttttattagtttctaaaaccccTTCCGATACATTCAATGTAACATCCAAttttttatctccaatctaaacagagcTTAAAGCTGTCGACCAATATTACTTTAAAATCTTTAGGTGATTAACCTCGATCTATTGTGTAACCTATCTAGAATTATATCAATATAAACTTCAATAGAAcaaagaaaatattaattacCCCTCACAAATTAGGTTGAAAATCAAATCTCTATTTGTTTTAGCCAtgaattataaaaaaaaaagtttacacCTTCTTTGCTTTTCTTCTTTCACTTTTTGTATTGTATACTCCATGAATTATAGTGTACTTGTAAAAGGGAGGAAGCGTTGACTGGCAAAAGGAGGAAGCGTTGGATGAGCTGTTTTATTTTCGGGCGTGCGATGCCTCATGGATGGTCTAGATCAAGCGCTCCTACTGATCCGGTGACTCCCTGAATAGTAGGAAGTAGGAACCCCGCGCCCTTCCTCTTTTCCCTCCCGgaacagccgccgccgccgaaggtCTCCTTTCCCGCCCGTggtcgccggcgccgccgacCTCATCCTCATCCCGGATAACACTACTCCACAGCCATCGCTCTCCATCGAGCTCAGGCGGTAACCTTTCCCGCTGGTGCCTGAACTTTCGACCTCTTCCCCCCTTCCTCTCCTCCTGTGCCGCGCCGCCGGTCAAGCTCCCGCGCCTCCTTGTCACTGCTCTCAGCTTTTGAGCCTGATCGATCCGAATACCCAGCCGTGCATGACTGCATTGGTTCGGCTCGCTGGAAGAGCAGCTTCTTGGAGCAGGTGAGTCGAGTCGTCCCCGGTCCCTCCCTCCAGATGCCTTTCCCAACCCAGAAGACGTGCGCGTAATAGTCGAATCTTTGGGGGTAGGGCCGTAGGGGTGACGGTGCTTGCTTGCAATTTCTGCTGCAGGGTCGGCAAAGCGGCGGCAGCACCCTCTCCTCTCGGCTTGCTCGCGCAGCGCCGGAGAGCGTTCCAGGGCGTGAGAATGGAGATGGGGAGCAGCAAGGGCGGCCGGGGCGCTCTGGTGGTCCTGGAAGGCCTGGATCGGAGTGGGAAATCGTCGCAGTGTGCCCGGCTGCTGTCCTTCCTCAAAGGCAAAGGCTACGACGCTGAAGGATGGAGGTTCCCTGACAGGGCCACCAGTGTCGGGCAGATGATCTCTGCCTACCTCGCGAACGAGTCCCAGCTTGATGATAGGACTATTCATCTGCTCTTCAGCGCCAATCGCTGGGAGAAAAGGTAGGTGTGCTCTTATCAGTTCTCAACATGTAACTTAGCTGTCTTGTCGATCCGATGTTTTCTTAGCACATCGTATACCAAGATTGGAGATGGCTGTAACTATGAATCTGTTAATCTGGATTGTCACTGGCAGAGCTTTGATGGAGAGCAAGCTACTCAGTGGAACTACTCTCGTTGTAGACCGATATTCTTATTCAGGAGTGGCGTTTTCAGCTGCTAAAGGGCTTGACATTGAGTGGTGCAAGGTGAGCTGTGTGCTATTCGGATGAGTCATGACTTGCTCTCTTTCATGTCAATAGCTGCAAGCTAAGAAATGACGCCTATTTTATCCTGCTTCTCAGGCTCCAGAAAATGGACTTATTGCTCCAGACCTTGTAATATATCTTGATGTACAGCCAGAGGTATTCTATTTATTTCTACACACTTAGCCTATGGTTTTCTTACATGACATGTGTTTTAGTTTTCTTTCAATGTTTGTTATGCTTATGGTGCGCTTGGTGCTTTTAACTTCTGTTCCATTGCTTACATATTTTAGGTGATGATGGCCACTGTTTGGCCTTAACCCAATTAATATTGTCTGACATTAATCTTTGTTTTGGAACACTAAAAACGATCAACTTTGATTCTGAAGTGTAAATCATTAGGCAGTGAGCGAAGAATACATGTTGTTCAGCAAATTTCTTTGCCCACACGTCTATAATGCTACATGATGTCTGTAATGTGAAGCTGCTGTTTGATGTTACCTGTCACCTCAATAGTATACATGGATTATCATCCTGTTTCATAATGGTCAATGCTAATTTATTGTTACAGAAAGCGGCTGAAAGAGGAGGCTATGGGGGTGAGCGATATGAAAAGATAGAGTTCCAAAAGAAAGTTGCCGAGCATTACCATTCACTCCGTGGTTCAACATGGAAGGTAACTCTCTGCAAGAATCACCAAGTTGTGGTCCTTGAATTTGCTTTGCCTCTTGTGCGGTTGTGCCAATGACTCAAGTCTTGATATGTGCCAACTCAAGGGTCTGGAATTGCAAGTGAAACAGATTTAATACCTATTTTGTTCAGTTTACGGTGATATTCGTGAATTGTCAGAGCTAATATTTTTGTGCAGAAAATAGAAGCTCCTAGCAGAGAAGGAATCCATAGTGTGTGCGCTACTTGATTATTTATTGTGGCAAACTAGAAATTTGTAATGTGTTTTAgtacctgttttttttttttgagtttttgataGTGCTCCAAACCACAGATGTGCTTCTTTTGTTACTGACAACTCATTTTGTTTCTAATGAAGGTGATCGACGGTTCCCTTCCCATGGAGACTGTTGAAGAAAAACTGAGAGATTTAGCTACTAGCTGCATTCAGGAGCGCCAAGGGAACCCACTTACCAATCTGGCCTGGTGAAGTGCCGCAATCACAcaaagtaatggcgctcacagGCTAACACATCGCCTTGTGTGATCTACCGTGGCCGGGATGgaattaggcatctggaagcaTTTGCCTTGCTATTTGCTCTATCAGCATCCCTTGTGCAACATATTTCTAATTTCAACGTGTGTTCAGAGAAGTTTCATAGTTTTTTTCTTCCTGAAGTTAGTCTGTGTGCTGTGCCGGTGTCTTGATTTTGTGTAATGTGTAACGTGAAACATGTGATGAGACTACAAAACGAAATTGCTTCGCACACACTAAATAATGACTGAGAGCTCGGTGGCTGTCGTGTCCGAGCCACAAAAGGCAGTCCAATCGTCGTTCACTGTCATGCCTGCAGCAATGGCCTCGCGCCTCTGTTCACGGTTGCAGTAACAAGAGGGACTTGCGGGAGCGTGTAGAGCTCACAGTTAACGCCGTACCAAGCCAGCCCTGTTAGATATCTCCAGCAATAG encodes:
- the LOC8063548 gene encoding thymidylate kinase isoform X1; the protein is MTALVRLAGRAASWSRAVGVTVLACNFCCRVGKAAAAPSPLGLLAQRRRAFQGVRMEMGSSKGGRGALVVLEGLDRSGKSSQCARLLSFLKGKGYDAEGWRFPDRATSVGQMISAYLANESQLDDRTIHLLFSANRWEKRALMESKLLSGTTLVVDRYSYSGVAFSAAKGLDIEWCKAPENGLIAPDLVIYLDVQPEKAAERGGYGGERYEKIEFQKKVAEHYHSLRGSTWKVIDGSLPMETVEEKLRDLATSCIQERQGNPLTNLAW
- the LOC8063548 gene encoding thymidylate kinase isoform X2; translated protein: MTALVRLAGRAASWSRVGKAAAAPSPLGLLAQRRRAFQGVRMEMGSSKGGRGALVVLEGLDRSGKSSQCARLLSFLKGKGYDAEGWRFPDRATSVGQMISAYLANESQLDDRTIHLLFSANRWEKRALMESKLLSGTTLVVDRYSYSGVAFSAAKGLDIEWCKAPENGLIAPDLVIYLDVQPEKAAERGGYGGERYEKIEFQKKVAEHYHSLRGSTWKVIDGSLPMETVEEKLRDLATSCIQERQGNPLTNLAW